ATGGGAAGGGATAGTGGAGGTcctagtgggaggggcgccaccggagacacCCTAAGACAATTTCATGAAAGGTCACTATAAAtggattattaaatttaaaggcAGACCAGACCCTATTATCGAACAAAAATACTGTTGTAGTTGAAAAGTGTCGAATTTTAGTGGGGTGAACTTTCATCAATCTCTTGTGTGGTCTAGAACTGAGGACCCTCATGTTACACATTCTTTAATCTCAAACCGTAATTCATGTTTTTGGCCGCCTAATTATTTGTTGGCAAATGCGTGTATATATCCACCAATATACTAGTCACAATTAGAATTTAGAGTGGATACATTGATTGTAGTGTAACTACTTATGATTAACTATTCCTATATCAAGGCCAAGTAAGTATACATTTTTTGCTTCCATTCtcaaacctttttttttttttttgtatttttcttcgtttcaattttaatttcaattcctTATAAACCTCAAATTTCAAACAAGTATTCTTTATTGCATCAATTTAATAAGAGCTAAAGGTGACAGTggtcaatttaattaaaattaacaatatcttaaataataataaaaaaatagtggcAGGGTCTTAATCCTCTCTACCACCAATGGCTGTCTGGCCTCCAAAGAGCCTCATGATTCACTTCACACATGAGGTGGAAACGTGTAAATAGGAAAAAGTGGACATACGCAAAATTTTGGTAAGCTTTTGTTGCAAGAGATTACATTCATAGAATCTTACATCATGTGAATTAAACTAGTTATGGTATTGTTGAATTCTGTCTGCGTACCTTACATTTTTTCCATACCATCTATAATTTCAATGATCATCTCGCACAATTGTTTtaggaaaaattataaaaaaatcatactaaaattaagttaattttcaGTTGATCACCCAACTTTCAACAATAGCCAATCATATAGGAGTAACAATTTTATCTATTGTCTCATAATTTGGCATCCTAtgtgtctttattttttatatgtactCCGTATTAGGACAAATTTTCTATTGAGTGGCCAAAAAGTAGacaaagtaaaagaaaattgctTAAGACGACATGATGGATGCACAAATTTTTTGGCCATGTGACAATTGAAAAAGAGTGAGTTATAATCAGTTATTTTTAGAGTTGTATTAATCAGAAATTGAACATACGAAAGCTTTTGTGTGCAATTTGCCCAATTTTTAATGCAGAGAAAGAGgggttataattatttgtcgTGTAAATGCACAAGTGGTATAGTTTTTACATGAGTaacaaaattttctattttcagagAATTAAAAAAGAGATTCCATCTTTACCTCGTCAAAAAAAGGCAACAAAATGTGACTACATTCAGCGATGACTGGTTTTATCTGGGATTGTTGGTGCTTTTACTACAACGTGAAACGCAACGAGAAAACAAGGCCTTTCTAACACGAAATTGcagcaaaacaaaaacaacaagGCGATAACCAACCGCCATCACAAACAGAATCACCAAATTCTTCCACTTAGAGTCGCTGTCAACCGATACATCGTATACGTTTTGGAGGGCCTGATAACCTGATAACGACCTCACCTGCCCCACCGCGAACGACGTCCCACTGTACTCGTTCTCCAAGAGCCCCTGCATCACAATACACAAGCTCGTTCATCCTATCCGAACCAATACAGGGAAGGGTTTCTTCTAATTAAAGAGAGCATTGTACGAGTTGCACTGTTTAGTGTTTTCGGATCAAGAAAAACGGATCTCAACATTACCTGGATAGAATAAGTGTGGAAAGCGACGTATGATGTAGGATACATCCATACTGCCCGGGGCAACGCACTTCGAATCCTAAAGAGTCCGGCTGCAAGCATCATTACCATCTGAAAGATGAACATTGGCGTTTCTTAgatggaaatgaaaaatgtgcaGTTAGACGAGCTCAATCCGCGTAGCTGGATGCACCAACTTACATGTATATTCACCAATATTATGATGCTCCTTAAAGTGTTTCGGCAGATAGTAGCAACGAGTAGCACCAGTCCATCGTTAACTAGAAGGCACATGAAGAAGTTGAGGACAAAGTACAGCAACAAGCTGAAATCGTTCCTCAGCCCGACTAGGAAATAGAAGACCAAACTCGATGAGATGGAGAGGAGAAACAAGAACGGGATACTTGAGAGTAATTGTCCGACTAGAAAAACTGATGTCCCAGAGTGCTGGTTTGCCTCTTCACAGATGAAGATCTGCGCGATATAGTTATTACATTAAGGAGGTGTTTACTTGGGTGATAGATTAGACAGATGAAAGTAATGCAGGCTCATAATCTACCACAGGAAAGTAAGGAAACTTCAATTACCTTGATGTCTTTGAGCTGTGCGGGGACACCAGCTATGCTCAGAAGCGATGTAAAAGATACGAATAAAAATATAGCTCCAACTCTCGTCTGCAATTAGAAAGAAGCATTAAAGAGAGTAGCATAAGTTAATAAGTAGAACTTCGCATCACACCTATTTCAATTAGGATTGCACAACTTGAATTGTTTGTTGGAATAGACAACTTACCCCGACTGAAGATAGCGAGTGCCCCAAACCAGAAAATACCGTACCAATACATAGTGCCAGAAATATGTATATAACTAAACGAAGCCAATAGTATTTCCATTCCCTAGACATGATCAACAAAGATCTCCAAGTCAGTATTGCAATTTTGGTGGCGCAGCTTGCCCTGCCTTTGCTTCTGAGACGCGGACCCTCCTGCAGATGTAGCAAAACATTAATTAGGAATGTAACTGAAGCTAAGATCACATTAACtatttgctccgtgatatcaAAGATCGCTAGACAAACAGCAACTATCTCAAGAATTACATGTAAACTTCGTCTACGTATAGTTTTGCGTGCATGATCTGCCCATCTACAAacaatatctaaaataattacacaaatatagtataaagtaattttcttttcaataatGAAGGGGCAAAGAATCCAGCTCCAGTGCTTAAAAATGGAAAACCCTATAAAAACAACTTAAAAGGagacaaaatattaatgtgaATCCTTATAAAGCAAGAATGTTCGTCCGAATAATTTCTCCACCTTGTCAGTGAGCTTCAAAATCATAGTCTCGACAGCAGCAGCATCTGCAGATGATTTATATGTTGCTTCAAGAGTGCGTATCGCCACAGCAGTGTCCATATTAACTGATGAAAGCTCCCCATGGTCGTCCTGTTATAACATCGGGCTTCATTATAAATACACCACATAGAACATGCTAGTCTGAAAAGACTCCCATGAATGATCTTTAAATCAACTTTATATAACGGTAGGCATAAGAAGACACCGATATTTAACAATATAGTGAAACGGATGAACAAGAAAATTTCACGAGAGATTTTATCCAGCTGTTAGATCATTCGTGCAGTGGAAGGCATGAGAAGAATACCTGCCAGTTTTTGCACATGGCAATAATCCTATCAAAATCTGTATTTATGGCTCTCAGAAAGTGATCGGAAGGACTTTGCATGATTGGGCAAGGGAATCCAGCATTCGAGAAATGCTAcagaaacaagaaaatgagTAATTATATCTTAATCCAATGCTAAAATGgaatgttaataaaaaaaacctaaTACCGCAAAAAGAAAGCCAGCAATATATTAACTTTACCAAATCTGACAGACTACTTATAAGGTAACATCCTTATTTGTGGGCAAGGTATCCAATTCTACTTTATCTGGAATATGTAAAAACACCGCAATAAGTTCTACTAAACTTATATTCAGGTTTGTTACCTGCAAACAAGCAAGGGTTTCCCCGAAGAACAATGTGTTTCCATTAGAGAGAAGACAAATTCTATCGAAAAGGCCAAACACTTCTGTACTGCTCTGGTAAATGGTGAATATTAGAGTGCATCCCGTGCTTGCAAGCTTCTTCAAGGTAACCATCATTAAAAGTGCCGATACACTGGACGTGCCAATGAATTTGTCAGTAGTTGAAAGACGAGTAGGATCTTTCAGTCAAACAAAGACAGAGATGTAGCAAATAAGCATGAGCAATATAGCATAGCTCTGACTGTGACACACATCACCAGTGCAAGGATAATTCACTAGATTTGggataaaaattgaaatgaaccTGTCAAGGTGATACAGAGGCTCATCAATAAATAAGATATGTGGTCTCATCACGAGCTCCCGGGCGATTGTAACTCGTCTTCTCTCACCACTGCGTAGACCCTTCATATAACAGTGCCCCCCTATGAGCTTATTTGCATAATCCCCCAATGACATGGCATGGATGGCATCCTCCACCGCACTCCTCTTCTTATAAAGTAAGCCCGGAAGCTGAAGCAATGCTGAGTAGTAAAGGTACTCTCGCACAGTTAATGATCCAATAAGAGCGCTTTCTCTTTCAACAAATCCCTAATGCAAAGCAACAAAATTCTAAATCAACCTTCAATACCATGAAAGTAAAATAGGACCAACATGGCATGTATAATGGTTCCATCTTGGCAATTACTTTGACTTTTGCAACCAAGTGAGTCGCGTACATtattaatatcaaaaaattaatctttttcAATATTCAGTTATACAATTATTTGTTTCCAGACAATAAGATGATCATGAACAATGAGTTACCCTATATAAGATGAAATAGGTTCCAAGAAACCATATCATGAGAATTATGGCTTAAAAACAACTCACATATGCTCCATATGGCAAGCGCGATTTGACACCATTAATAAATATCTCGCCAAAAGTTCTAGCAGAATCAGGCAGTCTCCCTGAATTTCaggaaaaagaggaaaatcaCATTTATTCGATAATACAACTAGTTCGTAAGgataaacaaatgaaatggCATTAAAGACACAAACCTGCAAGAGCCCTTAAGAGCGTTGACTTGCCCGATTTGGCGGGACCCATGATCACTGTCATTGTCCCCGGGAATGCATATCCATTTGAACTCTTAATGACCTTATCAGAGTACTTTCTTTTACCCTTTATAGTAACTGTCAAATCCTTCCATGCAATTGAGGCCCCTGCAGTCTTTCGTGCAACATTAGCCCCCTCGGGCAAAGGAGGTGATGGAAGCGAGCCACTATTGATCTTCGAAAGGGAAGGGGAGCCGGGAGAAGTAGCAGCATTAATTGAGTCAGCTCCCCCTTCGTCCACCTTCACTTCAATATCCGTGTCTTCCCAGTCAGGTGAGTCCTCAAATGAAATAGGTTGTCTAAATGCACCCAGTTTTCTTAAGTAGAAGAAATTGCTTGAAGGCACCCTACTTGCTGGGCTACTAGCTTCAGATGATGAGGACCTATAGTGATCTGATTGGGATTGTATTTCTTCCATCTTTTCAAATCCTAAGGTGCTTCTAAAGTTCTTTGTTTGTCATATACAAGCCTAACAAACTAAACACTTGCCATTAAACTTTCAAGAATTAATCTCTCCAACAAACTAGTCTTCAGCCTTTCATCCCAACCTCGAGTAACATCAGCTAGCTGAATCAGCCTCAGAAAGCAATCAGAGCCAATAATTGCATATGATGAAACACTGTTTCAAGCAGCCatttatatatcattaataaaatcaaacttgAGAACTATAGCATACAAAGCTTTACATATAATATACAGTTTGATTGGAGGAAATCATGCCCCCTTTGCTTGCCACAAAGTCCAGCTGAAATTCCAAGacatttaaacatatttttaatattgtgagCACAAGAATTCAAGAGCTTCTCATAAACTCCTTAGcagaataattaaaatgtataATCCTCATAAAGCTCAAACCTTTTCCTAATGAAATTAACCAAGTTGTCACTTTAAACAAGTATCAGAACTTGGCACCCAATAACACAACGgttcccaaaaaaaatcacaaatgtGATGcgagaaaaaaagataaagccCACAAAAATAACAAGCAGCAGCGTTTCTAGGATACCTCAAATGCTCTTAACGAGAAGACACCCTGCAATTGCAGCAAATACTTGCAGAGGAAGAGAGATCAGAAATGAGGTAAAGCGAGAAAATGCACAACGGTTGGATCTGGGTTCTGGATTTTTGCATATAAGTGAGGACTCCAGTGAGGAAATTATAATGGAgccaaaacaaaaagaaagagaaaagaagtCCAGCAATGAGAGAAGTTCACCGCTTATAAAAAgcattgaaattttaaatatttatacaaaaaatgttctcttcattatttttaatattttctatataaaaatatttaaaacttaaatacttaatagtactatactttatttatgtttattattttttctaagcTGTATATTATAACTAAGATTTATAATGAAAGGCCGAACTTTCACCGGTAATTGAGAGTTTTCGGATCACCGACGTGCATTTTGCAATGTCGAGAGGCC
The nucleotide sequence above comes from Salvia hispanica cultivar TCC Black 2014 chromosome 5, UniMelb_Shisp_WGS_1.0, whole genome shotgun sequence. Encoded proteins:
- the LOC125186636 gene encoding ABC transporter G family member 3, with translation MEEIQSQSDHYRSSSSEASSPASRVPSSNFFYLRKLGAFRQPISFEDSPDWEDTDIEVKVDEGGADSINAATSPGSPSLSKINSGSLPSPPLPEGANVARKTAGASIAWKDLTVTIKGKRKYSDKVIKSSNGYAFPGTMTVIMGPAKSGKSTLLRALAGRLPDSARTFGEIFINGVKSRLPYGAYGFVERESALIGSLTVREYLYYSALLQLPGLLYKKRSAVEDAIHAMSLGDYANKLIGGHCYMKGLRSGERRRVTIARELVMRPHILFIDEPLYHLDSVSALLMMVTLKKLASTGCTLIFTIYQSSTEVFGLFDRICLLSNGNTLFFGETLACLQHFSNAGFPCPIMQSPSDHFLRAINTDFDRIIAMCKNWQDDHGELSSVNMDTAVAIRTLEATYKSSADAAAVETMILKLTDKEGPRLRSKGRASCATKIAILTWRSLLIMSREWKYYWLRLVIYIFLALCIGTVFSGLGHSLSSVGTRVGAIFLFVSFTSLLSIAGVPAQLKDIKIFICEEANQHSGTSVFLVGQLLSSIPFLFLLSISSSLVFYFLVGLRNDFSLLLYFVLNFFMCLLVNDGLVLLVATICRNTLRSIIILVNIHMVMMLAAGLFRIRSALPRAVWMYPTSYVAFHTYSIQGLLENEYSGTSFAVGQVRSLSGYQALQNVYDVSVDSDSKWKNLVILFVMAVGYRLVVFVLLQFRVRKALFSRCVSRCSKSTNNPR